Below is a window of Paraburkholderia kururiensis DNA.
CCTTCGGGACCGAGGTCGACGATCCAGTCCGCCGCACGGATCACGTCGAGGTTGTGCTCGATCACGATGAGCGAATGCCCGCGCGCCAGCAGCTTGCCGAAGGCCTGCATGAGCTTCGCGATGTCGTCGAAGTGCAGGCCCGTGGTGGGCTCGTCGAACATGAAGAGACGGCTCTCGCTCGACGTCTGGCCGCCGCGCGTGGGCGCCGTTTCGGCGAGGAAGCCCGCGAGCTTGAGCCGCTGCGCCTCACCGCCCGAGAGCGTGGGCACCGGCTGGCCGAGCTTCACGTATTCGAGGCCGACGTCGACGATAGGCTGCAACACGCGCAGCACTTCCGCGTCGGCGGCGAACAGCTGCGTGGCCTCGCTCACCGTGAGGTCGAGCACGTCCGCAATGGAAAGCGCGCGGTCGCCGCGCGCGATCTTCACTTCGAGAATCTCGGCGCGGTAACGGCTGCCGTCGCAGTCCGGGCAGCGCAGATACACGTCGCTCAGGAACTGCATCTCGACGTGCTCGAAGCCCGAGCCGCCGCACGTCGGGCAACGGCCTTCGCCCGAGTTGAAGCTGAACATGCCCGCGCCGTAGCCGCGCTCCAGCGCGAGCGGCGCCTTCGCGAACAGCTTGCGGATTTCGTCGAACGCGCCCACGTAGCTGGCCGGATTCGAACGCGCCGTTTTGCCGATGGGCGACTGGTCGACGAACACGGCATCGCTGATGGCTTCCACGCCCTTCAGCGCGCGATAGGCGCCCGGCGATTCGGTCGCCTTGCCGAGATGGCGCGCGAGCGCCGGGTACAGCACATCCTGCACGAGCGTCGATTTGCCCGAGCCCGACACGCCCGTCACGCACACGAGGCGCTGCAACGGCAGCTCCACCGTCACGTCGCGCAGGTTGTGCTCGCTCGCGCCTTCCAGCACGAGGCGCGGCGTGCTGCTTTCCACCGGACGGCGCGCCCAGCGCGAGGCGTCGGCCACGTGCCGCCGGCCGCTCAGGTAGTCGCCCGTGAGCGTGCCCGAGCCGCGGATGTCGTCGGGCGTGCCGTCGTAGATGATCGTGCCGCCGCACTCGCCCGGCCCCGGTCCCATGTCGATCAGGCGGTCCGCCGCGAGCATGACCGAGGGGTCGTGCTCCACCACCACGAGCGTGTTGCCCGCGTCGCGCAGCCGGTGCATGGCTTCCACGATGCGGTTGAGGTCGCGCGGATGCAGCCCGATGCTGGGCTCGTCGAGGACGAACAGCGTCTTCGTAAGCGACGTGCCGAGCGCCGTGGTGAGGTTGATGCGCTGCACCTCGCCGCCCGAGAGCGTGCGACTCTGGCGGTCCAGCGTCAGGTAGCCGAGCCCCACGTCGCACAGATACTTGAGCCGCGTGCGCACTTCGGCGAGCAGCAGCTTCAGCGCGTCGTCGAGCAGCGCCGAAGGCAGCGTGAGGTCGTCGAAGAAACGCCGGATACGCTTGATCGGCAAGAGCATCAGGTCGTGCACCGTGAGGCCCGGCAGCGCTTCGAGCTGCGCGCGCTGCCACTTCACGCCATGCGGCAGAAAGCGCGCGTGCGGGTCCAGCACGGCGTCGGCGTTCGGCTTGCTGCCAAGGCGCCATTGCAGCGATTCGGTCTTGAGCCGCGCGCCGCCGCACACCTCACAGGGCGTGTAGCTGCGGTACTTCGAGAGCAGCACGCGGATGTGCATCTTGTACGCCTTCGACTCGAGGTAGCCGAAGAAACGCTTCACGCCGTACCACTGCGTCTGCCACTTGCCGGTCCACTCGGGCGAGCCTTCGATCACCCAGTCACGTTCGGTCTGCGTGAGCTGCGACCACGGCACGTCGCGGCGAATGCCGGCCTTCGCGGCGTAGCGCATGAGGTCGTCCTGGCATTCCTTCCAGGCGGGCGTTTGCAGCGGCTTGATGGCGCCGCCGCGCAGCGTCTTGCGCTCGTCGGGAATCACGAGGCCCCAATCGACGCCGATCACGCGGCCAAAGCCGCGGCACGTCTCGCAGGCGCCGTAAGCCGAGTTGAACGAGAACAGCGCCGGTTGCGGGTCCGCGTAACGCAGGTCGCTTTCGGGGCAATGCAGGCCCGTGGAGAAGCGCCAGATTTCGGGCGGCTGCGTCTCGCCCGCAGTCGCAGCCGCGTCGCCCTCGCGCACCACATAGACGTTCACGCGACCGGCGCCGCGCTTCAGCGACGCCTCGATGGCCTCCACCACGCGGCTCTTCTCCACGTTCTGCAGACGGAAGCGGTCGGCCACCACGTCGAGCATCTTGCGCTTGCCCGCCGCGGTCTCCACCTCGCGCTGCGCCTGCACGCGCGTGTAGCCGCTCGCGGAGAGCCACTGCGCGACCTCCTCTTCGGTGGTCGAGTCGGGCAGCTCGACAGGGAACGTCACGACGAGGCGCGGGTCGTCCGCCGCGGTGCGCGCGCGCAGTTCCGCATAGATGGTTTCGGGCGTGTCGTGGCGCACCGGCAGCGCGGTCTCGCGGTCGAACAGGCTCGCGGCGCGCGCGTAGAGCAGCTTCAGATGGTCGTTGAGTTCCGTCATCGTGCCGACCGTGGAGCGCGAACTGCGCACCGGGTTGGTCTGGTCGATGGCGATGGCGGGCGGCACGCCGTCCACGCGGTCCACCTGCGGGCGGTCCATGCGGTCCAGAAACTGGCGGGCGTAGGCGCTGAAGGTCTCGACGTAGCGGCGCTGGCCTTCGGCGTAGAGCGTGTCGAAGACGAGGCTCGACTTGCCCGATCCCGAAGGACCGGTCACCACCGTCATCTCGCCCGTACGCAGGTCGAGGTCGAGGTTCTTGAGATTGTGCTGACGGGCGCCGCGAATGCGGATGGTTCGGTTATCGCTCACTGGGGCAGATATTCCGGCTGATCAAAATGTGGGACCGGGACGGCGGCGAGGGCACGGGCGCTGGAGTGCGCCATGCGCGGAACCGGGGCGCCGTCCGCGGGTGAGTGTCAAATTCTACTGTATGTTTATACAGCACATGCAGCGGCCCGCCAGGCTTGGTTGCGGGCGGCCGGCGACGGTGAAATCCCGCCTGGGCGCAGGCCGGTTCGCGTGATAGATTCAGCGCTCCCCTCGCCCCGCCCTCGAGTTTCGCGCCATGTGGCAGATCGATCAGACGTCGTTGCGCCTTTTCATCGCCGTGTGCGAAGAAGGCACGATTGCGCGCGCGGCCGAGCGCGAATTCATCGCGCCCTCCGCGGTGAGCAAGCGGCTCGCGGACCTCGAAACGCTCTGCGACGTGGCGCTCGTCTCGCGCAGCCCGCGCGGCGTGCGGCCCACGCCGGCCGGCGAAGCGCTGCTGCGCCACGCGCGGCTCATCATGCGCGGCCACGAACGGCTGCAAGCCGAACTCGGCGAGTACGCCGCGGGCGCGCGCGGGCACGTGCGGGTGCTCGCGAATGCGTCGTCGCTGGTCGAGTTCCTGCCCGAGGCGCTCTCGGCGTTTCTCCAGGCCAACGAGCGCATTCGCGTGGACGTGGAAGAGCGCGTGAGCGCCGAGATCGTGCGCGGCGTCGACGAAGGCGTGGCCGACATCGGCATCTGCCGCGACTTCGTGGCCACGGGCGGGCTCGACGTCATTCCGTATCGCTCGGACCATCTCGCGCTCGTCGTGCCGCGCGATCATCCGCTCGCGCACCGCACGGGAATCGGCTTCGAAGAAACGCTCGCGTACGACCATCTGGGTCTCGCTTCGAACGCGTCGCTCAATGCGCTGATGCAGCGCATCGCCGCCGAAAAGGGACATGAGCTGAACTACCGCAGTTTCGTGTCTTCGTTCGATGCGGCGTGCCGGTTCATCGAGGCCGGGCTCGCCGTGTCGATCCTGCCGCTCGAAGCCGTCGCGCGGCGCGGCGGTTCGCTCTCGGCGTCAGGCGATGGCGGCGAAGGCGGCCAACGTGGCGAAGCGGCGCGTTCGCGCATCGTCGCCGTTCCGCTGCACGACGCCTGGGCCGAGCGCCGCTTCGTGATCTGCGTGGGCGAGCGCGCCGCGTTGACGCTGGCGGCCGCGCGTCTTGTCGATCATCTGCTGGCGACGCGTTGAGCGGTCGAGCCGTTCAGGCGGTGGCGCGCGCACACGCCTCCGCTGACGGCGCTGCGCGAGGCGCGCCACACGTCACGCGCCCCAGGCAAACTCCGTAAGGGTTTCTCCCGCCGCGCCTGCAAGCGCCGCCGCAGCGGCGCGCGCGGCCATCGCCGCCCACGATGGCCGGCATCGCCAACCGCGTCTTGTCGCGCCGCCCGTCCCGCGGCACGCTTTCACGCACCCTATCAACGACACGGAGCATTCCGATGGATTCACGCCCCGAGCGTGTCATCGTCATGGAGGTGGGCCTGCGCGACGGCCTGCAAAGCATCGCGCGCACCATGCCCACCGACGCCAAGAAGCGCTGGATCGACGCCGCCTACGCCGCGGGCGTGCGGCACATGGAAGTGGCGTCGTTCGTGCCGCCGAAGCTGCTGCCGCAACTGGCCGACGCCGCCGACGTGGTGGCCCACGCCCTCGGCTACGCGGACCTCGTCGTGACCGCGCTCGTGCCCAACGTGAAGGGCGCCGAACGGGCGCTCGAAGCGGGCGTGCATCGCATCGTCGTGCCCATTTCGGTGAGCGCCGCGCACAGCCAGGCGAACGTGCGCAAGACGCCCGACGAAATGATCGCGGCCTTCGCCGACATGCGCCGTCTCAGCGAAGGCCGCGCCGAACTGGTGGCCGGGCTTTCCACGGTATTCGGCTGCACGCTGCAAGGCGACGTGCCGCGCGCAGACGTGGCGCGCATCGTGCGGCTCGCGCTGGATGCGGGCGCCGACGTCATCTCCCTTGCCGACACCACGGGCATGGCCACGCCGCGCCAGGTGGACGAGATCATCGACCTTGCGCGCGGCATCGCGGGCAGCAGGTTGCGCGCGCTGCATCTGCACGACACGCGCGGGCTCGCGCTCGCCAACGCGCTCGTCGGGCTTCAGCACGGCATCCGCGAATTCGATGCGTCGCTTGCGGGCCTGGGCGGCTGTCCGCATGCGCCGGGCGCAACGGGCAACGTGAATACCGAAGACCTCGTGTTCATGCTGGAAAGCATGGGCTACGACACGGGCATCGATCTGCCCGCCCTGCTCGCTTCGCGCAGCGTGCTGGCCGACGCACTGCCCGGCGAGCCGCTCTACGGCTACCTCGCGCGTGCCGGTCTGCCCGCCACGTTCGGCGCGCCACGCGCCGCCTCGTCTCTTACGCACACCGCGCCATGACTACCGCTTCCGCATCGCCTCCCATGCCGCTCGCCGGCATCCGTGTCGTCGAGCTTTCGCACATGGTGATGGGCCCCACGTGCGGCATGATTCTGGGCGACCTGGGCGCCGAGGTCATCAAGGTCGAGCCGCCGCGCGGCGACAGCACGCGACGCCTGATCGGCACGGGCGCCGGCTTCTTTCGCACCTTCAATCGCAACAAGAAGAGCGTGACGCTCGATCTCGATACCGAAGCCGGGCGCGACGCGCTGCGCAAGCTCGCGGACACCGCCGACGTGTTCGTCGAGAACTTCAAGCCGGGCCGCATGGCGAGTCTCGGGCTCGACTACGCCGCGCTGAAGGCGCGCAATCCGAAGCTCATCTACGTCTCGCACAAGGGCTTTCTCGCGGGCCCGTACGAGCATCGCCTCGCACTCGACGAAGTCGTGCAGATGATGGCGGGCCTCGCCTACATGACGGGCCCCGCGGGCCGTCCGCTGCGCGCGGGCAGTTCGGTCAACGACATCATGGGCGGCATGTTCGGCGCCATCGGCGTGCTGGCCGCGCTGCACGAGCGCCACGCAACGGGCCGCGGCAAGGACGTGCAGAGCGCGCTCTTCGAAAACTGCGTGCTGCTTTCCGCGCAGCACATGCAGCAATACGCGGCCACGGGCGCGGCCCCGGCGCCCATGCCCGAACGCATCAGCGCATGGGCGGTGTACGACGTGTTCACGCTCGCGCGCGGCGAACAGATGTTCATTGCCGCCACGGGCGACGCCCAATGGCGCGCGCTGTGCACGCTGCTCGACCGGCCCGATCTGCTGGCCGACCCGCGTCTGGCCGGCAACAACGACCGCGTTCGCGCGCGCAGCTGGCTGCTGGCCGAACTCGCGACCACGCTCGCCACGCGGGAAGCGGCGGAACTGGCGCCGCTGTTCGAGCGCCACCACGTGCCCTTCGCGGCCATCACGAAACCGGAAGAACTGTTCGACGACCCGCACCTGATCGAAAGCGGCGGCCTCGCGCCGCTGCAACTCGACGACGGCAGCGAGACGCGCATGCCGCTGCTGCCGCTTGCCCTCGACGGCGAACGCCTGCCGCCGCGCCTGCCCATCGCGAAGATCGGCGAGCACACGCACGACGTGCTGCGCGGGCTCGGCTACAGCGACGAGCAGATCGATGCGCTAAGCGGTGCAACGAACGAAGCAGCGAATGGGATGGATGGGACGGACGGGACACGGCACGCGTCGTGATTCCCGCCATTCCAGCGGTGTGCGTGCAGTTGAGGGGTTGACGTCCTCACAACGGCTCAACCGCGCCACCGCACAGCCTGCGGCCCCGGCGTCACCGCATGCCGAGGCGCCACAACAACATCAAGGAGACAGACGATGAAATCGTCGAGCCATGCCGCGCTCGCGGCCCCACCCATCACGCGCGACGGCGGCGCCCTCGCTCATGACGAAGCCGCAGACGCACCCGCAGACATCGCCCACGACGCCGCGCTCATTTCCGCACGGCTCGACCGGCTGCCCGCCACGCGCAGCATCTGGAACCTCGTAGCGCTGCTGAGCCTCGGCCTCTTCTTCGAACTCTACGACCTCATGTTCTCGGGCTACATCGCGCCGGGCCTCGTGAAGAGCGGCATGCTGAGCGCCACCACGCCAGGCCTCTTCGGCACGAGCGGCGTGGCGAGCTTCATTGCGGCGCTGTTCGCGGGGCTCTTCATCGGCACGGCGCTGTGCGGCTTTCTCGCGGACCGCTTCGGCCGGCGCGCGATCTTCACGTGGTCGCTGCTCTGGTACACCGCGGCCAACGTCGTGATGGCGTTTCAGGAGACGGCGTTCGGTCTGAACCTGTGGCGCTTCATTGCAGGCATCGGCATCGGCGTGGAGATCGTCACCATCGGCACGTATATCTCCGAACTCGTGCCGCGCCACGTTCGCGGGCGTGCCTCTGCGTGCTCGCAGGCCGTCGGCTTCTGCGCGGTGCCCGTGGTCGCGTTTCTCTCTTACCAGCTGGTGCCGCGCGCGCCGTTCGGCGTCGCGGGATGGCGCTGGGTCGTGCTGATCGGCGCCGCGAGCGCCATCGCCGTGTGGTGGATTCGCAGGCGGCTGCCCGAAAGCCCGCGTTGGCTCGCGCAACAGGGCCGTATCGAAGAAGCGGCGCACGTGATGGCGCGCATCGAAGCGCGCGTCGAAAAAGAATACGGACGCCCGTTGCCGGCGCCCGCCATGCCCGCGCCCGTGCGGGCCAGCGGCCGCTTCGCCGATCTGCTCGCGGCGCCCTACCGCGGACGCGTCGCCATGCTGATCGTGTTCCACGTGTTCCAGACGATGGGTTACTACGGCTTCGCGAACTGGATTCCGACGCTGCTCGTCAAGCAGGGCATCACGGTGACCACGAGCCTCATGTACGCGAGCATCATCGCGATCGCGGCGCCGCTCGGGCCGCTCGCGGGTCTCGTCATCGCGGACCGCTTCGAACGCAAGACAGTGATCGTCTGCATGGCGGCCGTGAACGTGGTGTGCGGGCTGCTCTTCAGCCAGGCGCGCGAGACGGTGCTGCTCGTGAGCCTTGGCGTGTGTCTCGTGCTGGCGGGCAACATCATTTCGTACAGCTATCACGCGTACCAGGCGGAACTCTTTCCCACCAGCATGCGCGCCCGCGCGGTGGGCTTCGTCTATTCGTGGAGCCGCGTGTCGGCCGTGTTTTCCGCGTTCGTGATCGCGGCGTGCCTGAGACACTTCGGCGTGAACGGCGTGTTCGTCTTCATCTCGGGCGCGATGGTGGTCGTGATGTGCGCCATCGGAGTCTTCGGACCCCGAACGAAAGGCGTGGCGCTCGAGGACATTTCGGGTTAGCGCCGGGCTTCGTCGACAAGCGTCTTGCGCAGGCCGGCTTCGCCGTCACCGGCCTGCGGCTACGTCAAGGCCGCCGCGACTGCCCGAGCGGCGCGAGCCGCCGGCGCGCCACCACCGGCGCGATGCGGCGGAAGCGCTCGCGCTTGTGCT
It encodes the following:
- a CDS encoding LysR family transcriptional regulator, translated to MWQIDQTSLRLFIAVCEEGTIARAAEREFIAPSAVSKRLADLETLCDVALVSRSPRGVRPTPAGEALLRHARLIMRGHERLQAELGEYAAGARGHVRVLANASSLVEFLPEALSAFLQANERIRVDVEERVSAEIVRGVDEGVADIGICRDFVATGGLDVIPYRSDHLALVVPRDHPLAHRTGIGFEETLAYDHLGLASNASLNALMQRIAAEKGHELNYRSFVSSFDAACRFIEAGLAVSILPLEAVARRGGSLSASGDGGEGGQRGEAARSRIVAVPLHDAWAERRFVICVGERAALTLAAARLVDHLLATR
- a CDS encoding hydroxymethylglutaryl-CoA lyase, translating into MDSRPERVIVMEVGLRDGLQSIARTMPTDAKKRWIDAAYAAGVRHMEVASFVPPKLLPQLADAADVVAHALGYADLVVTALVPNVKGAERALEAGVHRIVVPISVSAAHSQANVRKTPDEMIAAFADMRRLSEGRAELVAGLSTVFGCTLQGDVPRADVARIVRLALDAGADVISLADTTGMATPRQVDEIIDLARGIAGSRLRALHLHDTRGLALANALVGLQHGIREFDASLAGLGGCPHAPGATGNVNTEDLVFMLESMGYDTGIDLPALLASRSVLADALPGEPLYGYLARAGLPATFGAPRAASSLTHTAP
- a CDS encoding MFS transporter; this encodes MKSSSHAALAAPPITRDGGALAHDEAADAPADIAHDAALISARLDRLPATRSIWNLVALLSLGLFFELYDLMFSGYIAPGLVKSGMLSATTPGLFGTSGVASFIAALFAGLFIGTALCGFLADRFGRRAIFTWSLLWYTAANVVMAFQETAFGLNLWRFIAGIGIGVEIVTIGTYISELVPRHVRGRASACSQAVGFCAVPVVAFLSYQLVPRAPFGVAGWRWVVLIGAASAIAVWWIRRRLPESPRWLAQQGRIEEAAHVMARIEARVEKEYGRPLPAPAMPAPVRASGRFADLLAAPYRGRVAMLIVFHVFQTMGYYGFANWIPTLLVKQGITVTTSLMYASIIAIAAPLGPLAGLVIADRFERKTVIVCMAAVNVVCGLLFSQARETVLLVSLGVCLVLAGNIISYSYHAYQAELFPTSMRARAVGFVYSWSRVSAVFSAFVIAACLRHFGVNGVFVFISGAMVVVMCAIGVFGPRTKGVALEDISG
- a CDS encoding CaiB/BaiF CoA transferase family protein codes for the protein MTTASASPPMPLAGIRVVELSHMVMGPTCGMILGDLGAEVIKVEPPRGDSTRRLIGTGAGFFRTFNRNKKSVTLDLDTEAGRDALRKLADTADVFVENFKPGRMASLGLDYAALKARNPKLIYVSHKGFLAGPYEHRLALDEVVQMMAGLAYMTGPAGRPLRAGSSVNDIMGGMFGAIGVLAALHERHATGRGKDVQSALFENCVLLSAQHMQQYAATGAAPAPMPERISAWAVYDVFTLARGEQMFIAATGDAQWRALCTLLDRPDLLADPRLAGNNDRVRARSWLLAELATTLATREAAELAPLFERHHVPFAAITKPEELFDDPHLIESGGLAPLQLDDGSETRMPLLPLALDGERLPPRLPIAKIGEHTHDVLRGLGYSDEQIDALSGATNEAANGMDGTDGTRHAS